One Chromobacterium paludis genomic window carries:
- the infB gene encoding translation initiation factor IF-2, whose protein sequence is MVLTNVKQFASEMNLTPERLLEQLRAAGVSKRSPEDTLSAQDKSQLLDYLKRSHGAREDSGITLTRKSTSEVRKADGSTVTVETRKKRVVARPEEAQAPKAAEPAPAAPKPVEAKPEPKPEPKVEVKAEPKPEPKPEPKVEAKPQPKVEAKPEPKPAAAPAPRTVASILSPEEIAAREAEEKRQAAFRARQEALMREKIEREERRQAAKLAASQPAPAPAPVAEPQREERREERRDDRRDDRGPRPAGAGDRGPRPAGDRGPRPAGDNRGPRPAGAGDRGPRPAGDRGPRPGGDNRGPRPAGAGDRGPRPAPAAVPGAPVIPATVAGRPDAKKGGGNKKGGDRWDDNKKGGRGLKTRGGDAGGDWKSRGGKGKNKQGNNQHAFQAPTEPIVHEVLVPETITVAELAHKMAVKAVEVIKTLMKMGMMVTINQVLDQETALIVVEEMGHVGKAAQADDPEAYLEVTGGETVEVVERPRSPVVTVMGHVDHGKTSLLDYIRRAKVAAGEAGGITQHIGAYHVETPRGMITFLDTPGHEAFTAMRARGAKATDIVVLVVAADDGVMPQTIEAIHHAKAAKVPMVVAVNKIDKQGANVERIRQELVAHEVVPEDWGGDTQFVEVSAKMGLNIDALLEAILLQAEVLELKAPVDSLAKGIIVEARLDKGRGPVATLLVQSGTLKKGDVVLAGTAFGRVRAMMDENGKAIESAGPAIPVEILGLSDVPQAGEDAMALADEKKAREIALFRAGKFRDVRLAKQQAAKLENMFAQMSEGEVQTLSIIIKADVQGSYEALAGSLQKLSTEEVRVAILHSGVGGISESDVNLAIASKAIVIGFNTRADAAARKLAENEGVDIRYYNIIYDAVDEVKAALSGMLAPEKKEQVLGTVEIRQVITVSKVGNIAGCMVTDGMIKRSASVRLIRNHVVIHTGELESLKRFKDDVKEVKQGYECGLMLKNFNDIQEGDQLEAFEIVEVARSL, encoded by the coding sequence ATGGTTTTGACGAATGTAAAACAATTTGCCAGCGAGATGAATCTCACGCCGGAACGCCTGCTGGAACAGCTGCGCGCCGCGGGTGTGAGCAAGCGCTCGCCGGAAGACACCCTGTCGGCGCAAGACAAGTCCCAGCTCCTGGACTACCTGAAGCGCTCGCATGGCGCGCGCGAGGACAGCGGCATCACGCTGACTCGCAAGTCCACCTCCGAGGTGAGGAAGGCTGACGGCAGCACCGTGACCGTGGAAACGCGCAAGAAGCGCGTGGTGGCGCGTCCGGAAGAGGCGCAGGCGCCGAAGGCGGCTGAGCCGGCCCCGGCAGCGCCCAAACCGGTGGAAGCCAAGCCCGAGCCCAAGCCGGAGCCTAAGGTTGAGGTCAAGGCGGAGCCGAAGCCCGAGCCTAAGCCGGAGCCTAAGGTCGAGGCCAAGCCCCAACCCAAGGTTGAGGCCAAGCCCGAGCCTAAGCCGGCCGCCGCGCCGGCGCCGCGCACCGTCGCCTCCATCCTGTCGCCGGAAGAAATCGCCGCGCGCGAGGCCGAGGAAAAGCGCCAGGCCGCCTTCCGCGCCCGTCAGGAAGCGCTGATGCGCGAAAAGATCGAGCGCGAAGAGCGCCGCCAGGCCGCCAAGCTGGCCGCCTCGCAGCCGGCTCCCGCGCCGGCCCCGGTTGCCGAACCGCAGCGCGAAGAGCGTCGCGAGGAACGCCGTGACGACCGTCGCGATGACCGTGGCCCGCGTCCGGCAGGCGCCGGCGATCGTGGTCCGCGTCCGGCGGGCGATCGCGGCCCGCGTCCGGCTGGCGACAACCGCGGTCCGCGTCCGGCAGGCGCCGGCGACCGTGGTCCGCGTCCGGCTGGCGATCGTGGCCCGCGTCCGGGCGGAGACAACCGTGGCCCGCGCCCGGCAGGCGCCGGCGACCGCGGTCCGCGTCCGGCTCCTGCAGCCGTGCCCGGCGCGCCGGTGATTCCGGCTACCGTGGCCGGTCGTCCGGATGCCAAGAAAGGCGGCGGCAATAAGAAGGGCGGCGACCGCTGGGACGACAACAAGAAGGGCGGCCGTGGTCTGAAGACCCGCGGCGGCGACGCCGGCGGCGACTGGAAGTCGCGAGGCGGCAAGGGCAAGAACAAGCAAGGCAATAACCAGCATGCCTTCCAGGCGCCGACCGAACCCATCGTGCATGAGGTTCTGGTGCCGGAAACCATCACCGTGGCCGAACTGGCCCACAAGATGGCGGTTAAGGCGGTTGAAGTGATCAAGACCCTGATGAAGATGGGCATGATGGTCACCATCAACCAGGTGCTGGACCAGGAAACCGCGTTGATCGTGGTGGAAGAAATGGGCCACGTCGGCAAGGCCGCTCAGGCGGACGATCCGGAAGCCTACCTGGAAGTGACCGGCGGCGAGACCGTGGAAGTGGTCGAGCGTCCGCGTTCCCCGGTGGTGACCGTGATGGGCCACGTCGACCATGGCAAGACCTCGCTGCTGGACTACATCCGTCGCGCCAAGGTGGCGGCGGGCGAAGCCGGCGGCATTACCCAGCACATCGGCGCCTACCACGTGGAAACCCCGCGCGGCATGATCACCTTCCTGGATACCCCGGGTCACGAAGCGTTTACCGCGATGCGTGCCCGCGGCGCCAAGGCTACCGACATCGTGGTGCTGGTGGTGGCGGCCGACGACGGCGTGATGCCGCAGACGATCGAAGCGATCCACCACGCCAAGGCGGCCAAGGTGCCGATGGTGGTGGCGGTCAACAAGATCGACAAGCAGGGCGCCAACGTCGAGCGCATCCGCCAGGAACTGGTGGCGCATGAAGTGGTGCCGGAAGATTGGGGCGGCGACACCCAGTTCGTCGAAGTGTCGGCCAAGATGGGCCTGAACATCGACGCGCTGCTGGAAGCCATCCTGCTGCAAGCCGAAGTGCTGGAGCTGAAGGCTCCGGTGGACAGCCTGGCCAAGGGCATCATCGTCGAGGCCCGCCTCGACAAGGGCCGCGGTCCGGTCGCCACGCTGCTGGTTCAATCCGGCACGCTGAAGAAGGGCGACGTGGTATTGGCAGGCACCGCCTTCGGCCGCGTCCGCGCCATGATGGACGAGAACGGCAAGGCCATCGAGTCGGCCGGTCCGGCCATCCCGGTGGAAATCCTGGGTCTGTCCGACGTGCCGCAAGCCGGTGAAGACGCGATGGCGCTGGCCGACGAGAAGAAGGCGCGCGAAATCGCCTTGTTCCGCGCCGGCAAGTTCCGCGACGTGCGTCTGGCCAAGCAGCAGGCCGCCAAGCTGGAGAACATGTTCGCCCAGATGTCCGAAGGCGAGGTGCAAACCCTGTCCATCATCATCAAGGCCGACGTGCAAGGTTCGTACGAGGCGCTGGCCGGCAGCCTGCAGAAGCTGTCCACCGAAGAAGTTCGCGTGGCCATCCTGCACTCCGGCGTGGGCGGCATCAGCGAATCCGACGTCAACCTGGCGATCGCCTCCAAGGCCATCGTGATCGGCTTCAACACCCGAGCCGACGCGGCGGCGCGCAAGCTGGCGGAAAACGAAGGTGTCGACATCCGTTACTACAACATCATTTACGATGCGGTGGACGAGGTGAAGGCCGCGCTGTCCGGCATGCTGGCGCCGGAGAAGAAGGAACAGGTGCTGGGCACCGTCGAGATCCGTCAGGTGATCACGGTTTCCAAGGTGGGCAATATCGCGGGTTGCATGGTGACCGACGGCATGATCAAGCGCAGCGCTTCGGTCCGTCTGATCCGCAACCACGTGGTGATCCACACCGGCGAACTGGAATCGCTGAAGCGCTTCAAGGACGACGTGAAGGAAGTGAAGCAAGGCTACGAATGCGGCCTGATGCTGAAGAACTTCAACGACATCCAGGAAGGCGACCAACTGGAAGCGTTCGAAATCGTCGAAGTTGCGCGCTCTCTGTAA
- a CDS encoding 3-deoxy-7-phosphoheptulonate synthase, which yields MTTLARPQPGLLALEHGHAPPSSQADYRAMASPAELLRSLPASARASASVHAGRDAVKKVLSGNDPRWLVVVGPCSIHDPRAGLDYAARLADLAAELDDTLLIVMRAYFEKPRTSVGWKGLINDPYMDDSYCVDEGMHIARRFLLAAAELGLPLAGEALDPMSPHYLADLYSWMAIGARTTESQIHRELASALDSAVGFKNSTDGTLDAALNAIVSASAPHAYLGMGKDGRVAVVNSRGNPHCHLVLRGGGGRPNYDSVSIALAEQAMKKHDIPPAIMVDCAHANSWKQHTLQPRVLVDTVSQIHHGNRSIRAFMLESFLEAGNQPIPADLAQLRYGCSVTDPCVDWRTTADILRDARAKLRPLLEH from the coding sequence ATGACAACGCTTGCCAGGCCACAACCCGGCCTACTCGCGCTCGAACACGGCCACGCGCCGCCATCCAGCCAGGCCGACTACCGCGCCATGGCCAGCCCGGCGGAACTGCTGCGCAGCCTGCCGGCCAGCGCGCGCGCCAGCGCCTCGGTCCACGCCGGCCGCGACGCGGTGAAAAAAGTGCTGAGCGGGAACGATCCGCGCTGGCTGGTGGTGGTGGGCCCCTGCTCCATCCACGACCCTCGCGCCGGACTCGATTACGCCGCCCGGCTGGCTGATCTGGCCGCCGAACTGGACGACACGCTGCTGATCGTGATGCGCGCCTACTTCGAAAAGCCGCGCACCAGCGTGGGCTGGAAGGGCCTGATCAATGACCCCTACATGGACGACAGCTACTGCGTGGACGAGGGCATGCACATCGCCCGCCGCTTCCTCTTGGCCGCCGCCGAGCTGGGCCTGCCGCTGGCCGGAGAGGCGCTGGACCCGATGTCGCCGCACTATCTGGCCGACCTCTATAGCTGGATGGCGATAGGCGCGCGCACCACCGAATCGCAAATCCACCGCGAGCTGGCATCAGCGCTGGACAGCGCAGTGGGCTTCAAAAACAGCACCGATGGCACCCTGGACGCGGCGCTCAACGCCATCGTCTCCGCCAGCGCGCCGCACGCCTACCTGGGCATGGGCAAGGATGGCCGGGTGGCGGTGGTGAACAGCCGTGGCAACCCGCACTGCCACCTGGTGCTGCGCGGCGGCGGCGGCCGGCCCAACTATGATTCGGTGAGCATTGCGCTGGCCGAACAGGCGATGAAGAAGCACGACATCCCGCCGGCCATCATGGTGGACTGCGCGCACGCCAACTCGTGGAAGCAGCACACGCTGCAGCCGCGCGTGCTGGTCGATACGGTGTCCCAGATACACCACGGCAACCGCAGCATCCGCGCCTTCATGCTGGAAAGTTTCCTCGAAGCCGGCAACCAGCCGATACCGGCCGATCTTGCCCAGTTGCGCTATGGCTGCTCGGTGACCGACCCCTGCGTGGACTGGCGCACCACCGCCGACATCCTGCGCGACGCCCGCGCCAAGTTGCGGCCGCTGTTGGAACATTGA
- the nusA gene encoding transcription termination factor NusA encodes MSREILLLVDALASEKNVSKDVVFSALEMALASATKKKFTDDEMDVRVEIDRHTGQYQTFRRWTVVEDELVESDSKEIGLIDARDRDPRIEVGAVIEEPMEAVEFGRIGAQTAKQVILQRIRDAEREQLLNEFLQRREHLVIGTIKRIERGNAIVECGKLEAVLPRDQMIPKENLRVGDRVKSYLLRIDRQGRGPQLILSRTAPEFLTKLFELEVPEIEEGMLEIRAAVRDPGMRAKIAVKANDARIDPQGTCIGMRGSRVQAVTQELAGERVDIVLWAPEPAQFVINALSPAEVSRIMVDEDNHSMDVIVEEEQLALAIGRSGQNVKLAAELTGWYLNIMTVTEAEEKHQAEDAALRQLFVSALGVEEDIAAKLVNEGFAALEEVAYVPLEEMLEIEGFNEELVGELRSRARDALLTQAIASEEQVENVSEDLKDMEGLDAELVRKLAAGGVTTRDDLADLAVDDLVDMTGMEAEAARAIIMKAREHWFNQ; translated from the coding sequence ATGAGTCGCGAGATTTTGTTGCTGGTGGATGCCCTGGCGAGCGAGAAGAATGTCAGCAAGGATGTGGTGTTCTCCGCCCTTGAGATGGCGCTTGCCTCGGCAACCAAAAAGAAGTTTACCGATGATGAGATGGATGTGCGCGTCGAGATCGACCGCCATACCGGTCAGTACCAGACCTTCCGCCGCTGGACGGTGGTGGAGGACGAGCTTGTAGAGAGCGATAGCAAGGAAATTGGCCTGATCGACGCGCGCGACCGCGATCCCCGCATCGAGGTGGGCGCAGTCATCGAAGAGCCGATGGAAGCCGTCGAGTTCGGCCGCATCGGCGCGCAGACCGCCAAGCAGGTGATCCTGCAACGCATCCGCGACGCCGAGCGCGAACAGCTGCTGAACGAGTTTTTGCAGCGCCGCGAGCATCTGGTGATCGGCACCATCAAGCGCATCGAGCGCGGCAACGCGATCGTGGAGTGCGGCAAGCTGGAAGCCGTGCTGCCGCGCGACCAGATGATCCCGAAGGAAAACCTGCGCGTGGGCGACCGCGTGAAGTCCTACCTGTTGCGCATTGATCGCCAGGGCCGCGGCCCGCAGCTGATTCTGTCGCGCACCGCGCCGGAGTTTCTGACCAAGCTGTTCGAGCTGGAAGTGCCGGAAATCGAAGAAGGCATGCTGGAAATCCGCGCCGCCGTGCGCGACCCGGGCATGCGCGCCAAGATCGCGGTCAAGGCCAACGACGCCCGCATCGACCCGCAAGGCACCTGCATCGGCATGCGCGGCTCCCGCGTCCAGGCCGTGACCCAGGAACTGGCGGGCGAGCGCGTCGACATCGTGCTGTGGGCGCCGGAACCGGCCCAGTTCGTCATCAACGCCCTGTCGCCGGCCGAAGTGAGCCGCATCATGGTGGACGAAGACAATCACAGCATGGACGTGATCGTCGAGGAAGAACAGCTGGCGCTGGCCATCGGTCGCAGCGGGCAGAACGTCAAGCTTGCTGCCGAGCTGACCGGCTGGTACCTCAACATCATGACCGTGACCGAGGCCGAAGAGAAGCACCAGGCCGAGGACGCCGCGCTGCGCCAGCTGTTTGTCAGCGCGCTGGGCGTGGAAGAAGACATCGCAGCCAAGCTGGTGAATGAAGGCTTTGCCGCGCTGGAAGAAGTGGCCTATGTGCCGCTGGAAGAAATGCTGGAAATCGAAGGCTTCAACGAGGAGCTGGTGGGCGAGCTGCGCAGCCGCGCCCGTGATGCGCTCCTGACTCAGGCCATCGCGTCCGAAGAGCAGGTCGAAAACGTATCGGAAGACCTGAAGGACATGGAAGGCCTGGACGCCGAGCTGGTTCGCAAGCTGGCCGCAGGCGGCGTGACCACCCGCGACGACCTGGCCGACCTGGCCGTGGACGACCTGGTGGACATGACCGGCATGGAAGCGGAAGCTGCACGCGCCATCATCATGAAGGCGCGCGAACACTGGTTCAACCAGTAA
- the pnp gene encoding polyribonucleotide nucleotidyltransferase, with the protein MFNKITKTFQFGRQTVTIETGEIARQASGSVVVSVDDTVVMVSVVGGKSVKPGQDFFPLTVDYLERTYAAGKIPGGFFKREGKQSEKEVLTSRLIDRPIRPLFPEGFYHDVQIVATVLSLNPEVDSDIPAMIGASAALAISGLPFAGPIGAARVGYANGEYILNPTKTELQTSQMDLVVAGTSRAVLMVESEAKELSEAVMLGAVVFGHEQMQAAIQAINELADEVNPVMFDWAAPAKDEALIAQIRGIAGEKLAEAFRLRQKQARTVAINEAWDAVKAGLINEDTDTLKANEIKGIFKGLEAEIVRGQILAGEARIDGRDTRTVRPISIRSNVLPRTHGSALFTRGETQALVVATLGTKQDEQIIDALAGEYTERFMLHYNFPPYSTGEAGRMGPPKRREIGHGRLAKRALVAVLPPEDEFGYSMRVVSEITESNGSSSMASVCGGCLSLLSAGVPLKAHVAGIAMGLILEGNRFAVLTDILGDEDHLGDMDFKVAGTAAGVTALQMDIKIQGITKEIMQVALEQAKEGRLHILGLMKEAVDGPQELSAHAPRLHVMKINPEKIRDVIGKGGETIRAITKDTGCEINIEEDGTITIASVSSEGAEAAKKRIEEITVEVEVGKVYEGTVVKILDNNVGAIVSILPGKDGLVHISQIANERIKNVSDHLKEGQVVKVKAIEMDDRGRIRLSIKALLEEEAKTAQATAESFGLKAQ; encoded by the coding sequence GTGTTCAACAAGATCACCAAAACCTTCCAGTTCGGCCGTCAAACCGTCACCATCGAAACCGGTGAGATCGCCCGCCAGGCGTCCGGTTCCGTAGTCGTGTCCGTGGACGACACCGTCGTCATGGTTAGCGTGGTGGGCGGCAAGTCCGTCAAGCCGGGCCAAGACTTCTTCCCGCTGACCGTGGACTATCTGGAGCGCACCTACGCCGCCGGCAAGATCCCGGGCGGCTTCTTCAAGCGCGAAGGCAAGCAGTCCGAGAAGGAAGTGCTGACCAGCCGCCTGATCGACCGCCCGATCCGCCCGCTGTTCCCGGAAGGCTTCTACCATGACGTGCAAATCGTCGCCACCGTGCTGTCGCTGAATCCGGAAGTGGATTCGGACATCCCGGCGATGATCGGCGCCTCCGCCGCCCTGGCCATCTCCGGTCTGCCGTTCGCCGGCCCGATCGGCGCCGCGCGCGTCGGCTACGCCAACGGCGAATACATCCTGAACCCGACCAAGACCGAACTGCAAACCTCGCAGATGGACTTGGTTGTCGCCGGCACCTCGCGCGCCGTGCTGATGGTGGAATCGGAAGCCAAGGAACTGTCGGAAGCCGTGATGCTGGGCGCCGTGGTATTCGGCCACGAGCAGATGCAAGCCGCTATCCAGGCCATCAACGAACTGGCCGACGAAGTGAACCCGGTGATGTTCGACTGGGCCGCTCCGGCCAAGGACGAAGCGCTGATCGCTCAAATCCGCGGCATCGCCGGCGAGAAGCTGGCCGAAGCCTTCCGCCTGCGCCAGAAGCAAGCCCGCACCGTCGCCATCAACGAAGCTTGGGACGCGGTCAAGGCCGGCCTGATCAACGAAGACACCGACACCCTGAAGGCCAACGAGATCAAGGGCATCTTCAAGGGTCTGGAAGCTGAAATCGTGCGCGGCCAAATCCTGGCCGGCGAAGCGCGCATCGACGGCCGCGACACCCGCACCGTGCGTCCGATCAGCATCCGCAGCAACGTGCTGCCGCGCACCCACGGTTCCGCCCTGTTCACCCGCGGCGAAACCCAGGCGCTGGTGGTGGCCACGCTGGGCACCAAGCAAGACGAGCAGATCATCGACGCGCTGGCCGGCGAATACACCGAGCGCTTCATGCTGCACTACAACTTCCCGCCGTACTCCACCGGCGAAGCCGGCCGCATGGGCCCGCCGAAGCGCCGCGAAATCGGCCACGGCCGCCTGGCCAAGCGCGCGCTGGTAGCCGTGCTGCCGCCGGAAGACGAGTTCGGCTACTCCATGCGCGTGGTGTCCGAGATCACCGAATCCAACGGCTCCTCGTCGATGGCTTCCGTGTGCGGCGGCTGCCTGTCGCTGCTGTCGGCCGGCGTGCCGCTGAAGGCCCACGTGGCCGGCATCGCCATGGGTCTGATCCTGGAAGGCAACCGCTTCGCCGTGCTGACCGACATCCTGGGCGATGAAGATCACCTGGGCGACATGGACTTCAAGGTGGCCGGCACCGCCGCCGGCGTGACCGCCCTGCAGATGGACATCAAGATCCAGGGCATCACCAAGGAGATCATGCAGGTTGCGCTGGAGCAGGCCAAGGAAGGCCGTCTGCACATCCTGGGCCTGATGAAGGAAGCCGTGGACGGCCCGCAAGAGCTGTCCGCCCATGCGCCGCGTCTGCACGTGATGAAGATCAACCCGGAGAAGATCCGCGACGTGATCGGCAAGGGCGGCGAAACCATCCGCGCCATCACCAAAGACACCGGCTGCGAGATCAACATCGAAGAAGACGGCACCATCACCATCGCTTCGGTGAGCAGCGAGGGCGCGGAAGCGGCCAAGAAGCGCATCGAAGAGATCACGGTTGAAGTGGAAGTGGGCAAGGTGTACGAAGGCACCGTGGTCAAGATCCTCGACAACAACGTCGGCGCTATCGTCTCCATCCTGCCGGGCAAGGATGGTCTGGTTCACATCTCGCAGATCGCCAACGAGCGCATCAAGAATGTGTCCGACCACCTGAAGGAAGGCCAAGTGGTGAAGGTCAAGGCCATCGAAATGGACGACCGCGGCCGCATCCGCCTGTCCATCAAGGCCCTGCTGGAAGAAGAAGCGAAAACCGCCCAGGCGACCGCTGAATCCTTCGGCTTGAAGGCGCAGTAA
- the truB gene encoding tRNA pseudouridine(55) synthase TruB — translation MSKPRSNRRPIDGVLLIDKPYDISSNNALQKARWLLNAAKAGHTGVLDPLATGLLPVCLGEATKFSSYLLDADKGYRATVKFGVVTTTGDVEGEVVSERPVSFNREQLEAVLERFRGEISQVPPMYSALKHQGKPLYEYARAGIEVPREARQVTIRQLELLSFDGVSAEIDVLCTKGTYIRTLGCDIGEALGCGAHLTALRRTATGGFSLEQAHGLAELEQLEMPAREALLLPADVLVAQFPQQELADGEAGKFLHGQPVRFEQKCEKMQRFRVYEQSSRKFLGLGEARGDGRLHPIRLLANQASA, via the coding sequence ATGAGCAAGCCGCGCAGCAACCGCCGCCCCATTGATGGCGTGCTGCTGATCGACAAACCCTACGACATCTCCAGCAACAACGCGCTGCAGAAAGCCCGCTGGTTGCTGAATGCCGCCAAGGCCGGCCATACCGGCGTGCTGGACCCGCTGGCCACCGGCTTGCTGCCGGTGTGTCTGGGCGAAGCCACCAAGTTTTCGTCCTATCTCCTGGACGCGGACAAGGGCTACCGCGCCACGGTGAAGTTCGGCGTGGTGACGACGACGGGCGATGTGGAGGGCGAGGTGGTATCCGAGCGGCCCGTCAGCTTCAACCGCGAACAGCTGGAAGCGGTGCTGGAGCGTTTCCGCGGCGAGATCAGCCAGGTGCCGCCGATGTATTCGGCGCTGAAGCATCAGGGCAAGCCGTTGTACGAATACGCGCGCGCCGGCATCGAGGTGCCGCGCGAGGCGCGCCAGGTCACCATCCGCCAGCTGGAGCTGTTGTCCTTTGATGGCGTGTCGGCCGAGATCGACGTGTTGTGCACCAAGGGTACTTATATCCGCACCTTGGGCTGCGACATCGGCGAAGCCTTGGGCTGCGGCGCGCACCTGACCGCGCTGCGCCGCACCGCCACCGGCGGCTTCAGCCTGGAGCAAGCGCATGGCCTGGCCGAGCTGGAGCAGTTGGAGATGCCCGCGCGCGAGGCGCTGCTGCTGCCGGCTGATGTATTGGTGGCGCAATTCCCGCAGCAGGAACTGGCGGATGGGGAAGCGGGCAAGTTTCTGCACGGCCAACCCGTGCGTTTTGAACAAAAGTGTGAGAAAATGCAGCGTTTCCGGGTTTACGAGCAATCGTCCCGGAAATTTCTGGGGCTGGGAGAGGCGCGCGGCGATGGCCGCCTGCATCCGATCCGGCTCCTGGCGAACCAGGCCTCGGCCTGA
- the rbfA gene encoding 30S ribosome-binding factor RbfA, with protein MAKAKKGFSRSDRVSEQIQRELAELTRKGLKDPRAGWITITSVEVTRDYSHAKVYYTVMVDSTREATQEALDSSAGYLRNELGRAIKMFSMPQLHFVYDDSVERGMHLTSLINQVAREDAEKFGSQAEGEPAEDEGKAE; from the coding sequence ATGGCTAAAGCCAAAAAAGGTTTTTCCCGCTCGGACCGCGTGTCCGAGCAGATCCAGCGCGAGCTGGCCGAACTGACCCGCAAGGGCCTGAAAGACCCGCGTGCGGGTTGGATCACCATCACCTCGGTGGAAGTGACGCGCGATTACTCGCACGCCAAGGTGTACTACACGGTGATGGTGGACTCCACTCGCGAAGCCACCCAGGAGGCGCTGGACAGCTCCGCCGGCTATCTGCGCAACGAACTGGGCCGCGCCATCAAGATGTTCAGCATGCCGCAGCTGCACTTCGTCTATGACGACTCGGTCGAGCGCGGCATGCATCTGACCAGCCTGATCAACCAGGTGGCGCGCGAGGATGCCGAGAAGTTCGGCTCCCAGGCCGAGGGCGAGCCCGCCGAGGACGAGGGCAAGGCCGAATGA
- the rpsO gene encoding 30S ribosomal protein S15: MAMTAAQKAEIVKGFQRAEGDTGSSEVQVALLTARINDLTPHFKANTKDHHSRRGLLKLVSRRRRLLDYLKRTDADSYRALITRLGLRK; encoded by the coding sequence ATGGCAATGACCGCCGCTCAAAAAGCAGAAATCGTTAAAGGCTTCCAACGCGCTGAAGGCGACACTGGCTCGTCCGAAGTTCAAGTGGCCCTGCTGACCGCACGCATCAACGACCTGACCCCCCACTTCAAGGCCAACACCAAGGACCACCACAGCCGTCGTGGTCTGCTGAAGCTGGTTAGCCGTCGCCGCCGTCTGCTGGACTACCTGAAGCGCACCGACGCTGATAGCTACCGCGCGCTGATCACCCGTCTGGGCCTGCGCAAGTAA
- the dhbA gene encoding 2,3-dihydro-2,3-dihydroxybenzoate dehydrogenase produces the protein MIGLDFTGQCVWVTGAAQGIGQEVAQRFVEAGARVVALDLQFEQAAAHCGVLRELPLDIRDAEAVAALCRRLAEEDTLPDVLVNAAGVLRLGAFDALSIDDWQQCLAVNVSGPFYLLRALLPHFKARRAGAIVNVASNAAHVPRIAMAAYGASKAAMASLSHNAALELAPYGVRCNVVSPGSTDTPMLRAMWQDEHGAARTIAGKPEAFRLGIPLGKLATPADVAGAVLYLASDLAGHVTMQDIVVDGGATLAA, from the coding sequence ATGATCGGACTGGATTTCACCGGCCAATGCGTGTGGGTGACCGGCGCGGCCCAGGGCATAGGCCAGGAAGTGGCTCAGCGCTTCGTCGAAGCCGGCGCGCGCGTCGTGGCGCTGGACCTGCAGTTCGAACAAGCGGCCGCGCATTGCGGCGTGCTGCGCGAGCTGCCGCTGGACATCCGCGACGCCGAGGCCGTGGCCGCGCTATGCCGCCGCCTGGCCGAAGAGGACACGCTGCCCGATGTGCTGGTCAACGCCGCCGGCGTGCTGCGCCTGGGCGCGTTCGACGCGCTGTCGATTGACGACTGGCAACAATGCCTGGCCGTCAACGTCAGCGGCCCGTTCTACCTGCTGCGCGCGCTGCTGCCGCACTTCAAGGCGCGCCGCGCCGGGGCCATTGTCAACGTCGCCTCCAACGCCGCCCACGTGCCGCGCATAGCCATGGCCGCCTACGGCGCGTCCAAGGCGGCGATGGCCAGCCTCAGCCACAACGCCGCGCTGGAGCTGGCGCCGTACGGCGTGCGCTGCAACGTGGTGTCGCCCGGCTCCACCGACACGCCGATGCTGCGCGCCATGTGGCAGGACGAGCACGGCGCCGCCCGCACCATCGCCGGCAAGCCGGAAGCGTTCCGCCTGGGCATTCCGCTGGGCAAGCTGGCCACCCCGGCCGACGTCGCCGGCGCGGTGCTGTACCTGGCTTCCGACCTGGCCGGCCACGTCACGATGCAGGACATCGTGGTGGACGGCGGCGCCACCCTGGCTGCCTGA
- the rimP gene encoding ribosome maturation factor RimP, which translates to MDVRLLLENTLQGLGYELVDFEMTPGGGFRVFLDKPGGITVEDCVLVSNHLTRLFMVENVDYERLEVSSPGLDRPLKKEADFVRFAGQLAKIKTRMPIEQQKKFTGRLAGVEDGSVKLDVDGRIVVIPFANIDKARLEPEF; encoded by the coding sequence ATGGATGTTCGTTTGCTGCTGGAAAACACCCTGCAGGGTCTTGGCTACGAGTTGGTCGACTTTGAAATGACCCCGGGTGGCGGTTTTCGCGTGTTTCTCGACAAGCCCGGTGGCATTACCGTGGAAGACTGCGTGCTGGTGAGCAATCACCTGACCCGGCTGTTCATGGTGGAAAACGTGGACTACGAGCGGTTGGAGGTGTCTTCGCCGGGCCTGGATCGTCCTTTGAAGAAGGAAGCCGATTTCGTCCGTTTCGCCGGTCAGCTCGCCAAGATCAAGACGCGCATGCCGATCGAGCAGCAGAAGAAATTTACCGGTCGTCTTGCCGGGGTCGAGGACGGCTCCGTGAAGCTGGATGTGGATGGCCGCATCGTGGTGATTCCGTTCGCCAACATCGACAAGGCTCGCCTCGAGCCTGAGTTCTGA